Within the Arthrobacter sp. V1I7 genome, the region TGAACTTCTTCGGCCAGCGCGGCTGGCTCAACCGGTTCCTCGGGGTCCTCGGGTTCGAACCGCTCCAGCTCGTGCAGAACTACTGGGGCGTGCTGTGGTCGCTGATCATCTCCGGCTTCCCGTTCGCCTTCCTGTTGATCCTCTCCTACCTGTCCGGCATTGATCCGTCGCTCGAAGCGGCCGCACGCACACTCGGCGCCGACTGGAAACAGCGGTTCCGCCGCATCACCCTGCCCCTCCTCGCCCCGGGCTTGGCGATCACGTTCTGCCTGACCTTCGTCCTGGCCTTCAGCGTCTTCCCATCGGCCATCCTGGTGGGTGATCCATCCGGATCCACGCGCGTTATCGCCTATGTGGCGTACAACGCCTGGGGCCAACAGTTCGACTACCCACTCGCATCCGCGGCGGCAATCGTCATGGGCGCCGTGGAACTGATCGTCATCATCCTGGTGCTGATCTGGCGTTCACGCATGTACAAAGGATCCACCGGAGGTAAAGGCTGATGAGTCTCACGCTGAAACGAAATCCCAAAGCTGCGCCGGCACCGGCCAAGCGCCCTTTGGCCGCCTCGCCCGGAACATTCCTCATCTGGGGCGGCATGGCGATCTTCCTCATCCTGCTCCTTGGCGTCGTCTCGTCCGTGGTCGTGAACTCCTTCGCCAGGGAATGGTTTGATACC harbors:
- a CDS encoding ABC transporter permease is translated as MTGQKSGRADSGPGTQPALSHRLAERGIDKLLLLLLPALLFALVLFVYPFIYGLGLSFQPKTGGLFGAYIKFFTDPSVRGLESIWVTLQLAVPAALINVLASVPIAYKMRGKFRGKRALTTVLVIPITLGTVLTAEGLLNFFGQRGWLNRFLGVLGFEPLQLVQNYWGVLWSLIISGFPFAFLLILSYLSGIDPSLEAAARTLGADWKQRFRRITLPLLAPGLAITFCLTFVLAFSVFPSAILVGDPSGSTRVIAYVAYNAWGQQFDYPLASAAAIVMGAVELIVIILVLIWRSRMYKGSTGGKG